One stretch of Numidum massiliense DNA includes these proteins:
- a CDS encoding class I SAM-dependent methyltransferase, with protein MFTSYSKLATEVYDIDKPVGHSFGDIEFYRERLRECTGRILEPAVGSGRLLIPLLEAGLTVDGMDNSPEMLASCRARCQERRLAPLLYKENMQDFSLPHKYEAIIVPAGSFMLLEKRDDSLAALQCFYDHLLPGGRLLLDLELQTDFDMHASSTKTWQTPDGAVITMEARLVEVDFLNQYTVTYLKYEKWRDGQLVQTELQRFPLRWYGVEEFKLVLEHIGFTDIVISSNYEFGRAPKSASDCLTFEAYRR; from the coding sequence ATGTTCACATCCTACAGTAAACTAGCGACAGAAGTATACGATATTGACAAGCCTGTCGGCCATTCTTTCGGCGATATAGAATTTTATCGGGAACGGTTACGGGAATGTACCGGGCGCATTCTCGAACCGGCGGTCGGCTCGGGACGGCTCTTGATCCCGCTGCTAGAGGCCGGATTAACGGTGGACGGCATGGACAATTCCCCGGAGATGCTCGCTTCGTGCCGCGCGCGTTGTCAGGAAAGGCGATTAGCGCCTCTGCTGTACAAAGAAAACATGCAGGACTTCTCGTTGCCTCACAAATACGAGGCGATTATCGTTCCAGCGGGGTCGTTCATGTTGCTGGAAAAACGAGACGACTCGCTAGCGGCGCTGCAATGTTTTTACGACCATTTGCTTCCCGGCGGTCGACTACTGCTCGATCTTGAACTACAGACTGATTTCGATATGCACGCGAGTTCGACGAAAACGTGGCAGACACCCGATGGCGCTGTCATTACGATGGAAGCGAGACTAGTGGAAGTTGACTTTCTTAATCAATATACGGTGACGTATCTGAAGTATGAAAAATGGCGCGATGGCCAACTCGTTCAAACCGAACTTCAACGCTTCCCACTGCGCTGGTATGGCGTTGAGGAGTTTAAGTTAGTGCTTGAGCACATTGGATTTACAGATATTGTTATTTCCTCTAACTACGAATTTGGTCGCGCTCCGAAAAGCGCCAGCGACTGTTTGACGTTTGAAGCGTACCGAAGGTAG
- the metA gene encoding homoserine O-acetyltransferase MetA has translation MPIKVPENLPATKTLAAENIFIMDEQRAVSQDIRPLKIVILNLMPLKTVTETQLLRLLANTPLQVEVTFLHTATYTPKNTPSSHLNAFYKTFAEVRQHKFDGMVVTGAPVEHLPFEDVDYWPEFAEMMDWKDEHVTSTLHICWGAQAGLYHRFRIPKYPLEKKLFGVFAHTVATKNTKLLRGFDDVMYIPHSRYTEVRRADIERVDELEILVASEEAGVAIVRTKDRRQIYAFGHSEYDQMTLRDEYERDVEKGIPIQLPANYFPGNDVEKPPVVSWRAHAHLLFANWLNYYVYQETPYEL, from the coding sequence GTGCCGATTAAAGTACCCGAGAACTTGCCAGCTACAAAAACGCTAGCCGCGGAAAACATCTTTATTATGGACGAACAGCGAGCGGTGAGCCAAGATATCCGTCCGCTGAAGATCGTTATTTTAAATTTAATGCCGTTAAAGACGGTTACAGAAACGCAGCTGTTGCGCCTCTTAGCGAATACACCGCTACAAGTAGAGGTTACGTTTCTGCACACAGCGACGTATACGCCAAAAAATACGCCAAGTTCCCATTTGAATGCTTTTTACAAGACGTTTGCGGAAGTGAGGCAGCACAAGTTTGACGGGATGGTCGTAACGGGGGCGCCGGTCGAACACTTGCCGTTCGAAGACGTCGATTATTGGCCGGAATTCGCGGAAATGATGGATTGGAAAGACGAGCACGTGACGTCGACGCTGCACATATGCTGGGGGGCGCAAGCTGGTCTCTATCACCGCTTTCGGATCCCGAAGTACCCGCTAGAGAAAAAGTTGTTCGGCGTGTTTGCGCATACAGTGGCGACAAAAAACACTAAATTGCTGCGTGGGTTCGACGATGTGATGTACATTCCCCACTCGCGCTACACGGAAGTGAGACGCGCGGACATCGAACGAGTCGATGAGTTGGAAATTCTCGTCGCATCAGAAGAAGCGGGTGTGGCGATTGTCCGCACGAAAGACCGGCGGCAAATATATGCGTTCGGGCATTCGGAATACGACCAGATGACGCTGCGCGACGAATATGAACGTGATGTGGAGAAGGGGATTCCGATCCAGCTCCCCGCAAACTATTTCCCTGGAAATGACGTGGAAAAACCGCCCGTCGTCAGTTGGCGGGCACATGCGCATTTGCTGTTCGCAAATTGGTTGAACTATTACGTATATCAAGAGACTCCGTACGAGTTGTAG
- a CDS encoding DsrE family protein, whose protein sequence is MENKVVLLSTDTFGNGDRQLGETVLESFLTLLKQEDTLPAAIFCMNRGVFTLTNQSLASLHMQELYAQGVPIYACKTCVDYYALENELVVGEISNMARFVDLAAAHPVLTIA, encoded by the coding sequence ATGGAAAATAAAGTAGTTTTACTTAGTACAGATACGTTCGGAAACGGCGACCGCCAACTCGGAGAAACAGTCCTCGAATCATTTTTAACATTGTTAAAACAAGAAGACACGCTACCGGCTGCTATTTTCTGCATGAACCGCGGCGTGTTTACCTTAACGAATCAGTCCCTCGCCTCACTGCATATGCAAGAGCTCTATGCGCAAGGAGTCCCGATCTACGCCTGTAAAACGTGTGTCGATTACTATGCGCTCGAAAACGAATTAGTCGTCGGAGAAATATCGAACATGGCTCGCTTCGTCGACCTCGCAGCGGCACACCCCGTCTTGACGATCGCTTAA
- a CDS encoding GntR family transcriptional regulator has protein sequence MNNQLNKASGVPLYYQLKQWIVDRIEEGRWKAGSMLPSERELSAQFHISRVTVRQALSGLVSEGILTREHGKGTFVAERKIVQGQRLLSFSEDMRTRGMAPGATVIDVCVHYEVPLEIRTILCGEEEGGPILSVERLRLADRQPMCIEKSHLPLNRFPGLETVDLTNKSLYRTLTETYGIRLAKAKQTVEVALPSEREAALLEIGCDVPVFCFKHITYDHQGQPFEYALSVYRGDRYQLHTDVLR, from the coding sequence ATGAATAATCAGTTAAACAAAGCGAGCGGTGTGCCGCTCTATTATCAATTAAAACAGTGGATCGTCGACCGAATCGAAGAAGGTCGCTGGAAAGCAGGCAGTATGTTACCTTCGGAAAGGGAATTGAGCGCGCAGTTTCACATTAGCCGCGTGACCGTTAGACAAGCGCTTTCAGGGTTAGTATCGGAAGGGATTTTAACGCGCGAACATGGCAAAGGCACTTTTGTCGCCGAACGAAAAATCGTGCAAGGGCAACGGCTACTCAGTTTTAGCGAAGATATGCGCACGCGAGGGATGGCCCCCGGAGCTACTGTGATCGACGTATGTGTTCACTACGAAGTGCCGCTGGAGATTCGGACGATCCTCTGTGGGGAAGAGGAAGGGGGACCGATTTTATCAGTCGAACGCCTACGGTTAGCAGATCGGCAACCGATGTGCATCGAAAAAAGTCATTTGCCGTTAAACCGGTTTCCGGGGTTAGAAACGGTCGATTTAACGAATAAGTCACTGTACCGCACGTTAACAGAAACGTACGGGATACGCCTAGCGAAGGCGAAACAGACCGTTGAAGTGGCGCTGCCTAGCGAGCGAGAAGCGGCGTTGCTGGAAATCGGGTGCGACGTACCGGTGTTTTGCTTTAAACATATTACGTACGACCACCAAGGGCAGCCTTTCGAGTATGCGCTATCCGTATACCGCGGCGATCGATATCAGTTGCACACGGACGTGCTTCGTTAA
- a CDS encoding SIS domain-containing protein — protein sequence MSVTRAFGQHVTTILKKTLNEQHEHIVEAAHLVKESIKQGGRFYVFGSGHSHMIAEELYNRAGGLALVSAILEPALMLHEAPNKSTYLERLGGYAEVMLNINGVTAKDTLMIVSNSGRNPVIVEMALRAKEMGLNVIAMTSLAHAKNVTSRHHSGKRLFEIADVVLDNGALFGDAAFPLAGLETPVGATSSVTGIALAQSLIVTTVDALIKDGIKPPVFRSSNVDGADAYNDQLFAKYVK from the coding sequence ATGTCAGTGACGCGCGCATTTGGTCAACATGTGACGACAATTTTGAAAAAAACGTTAAACGAGCAGCATGAACACATTGTAGAAGCAGCACACTTAGTGAAGGAGTCAATCAAACAAGGTGGTCGGTTTTACGTTTTTGGCAGTGGGCACTCGCACATGATTGCCGAGGAATTGTACAATCGCGCGGGAGGCTTGGCACTCGTGTCGGCGATTTTGGAGCCTGCCTTAATGCTCCACGAAGCACCGAATAAGAGTACTTACCTCGAGCGGTTGGGCGGCTACGCAGAAGTTATGCTAAACATTAATGGAGTCACTGCTAAAGACACGTTAATGATCGTGTCGAATTCCGGTAGAAATCCGGTAATTGTTGAAATGGCACTCCGGGCGAAAGAGATGGGGCTAAATGTTATTGCGATGACGAGTCTCGCCCATGCAAAAAATGTGACTTCGCGCCATCATTCGGGCAAGCGGTTGTTCGAGATCGCCGATGTCGTCCTCGACAACGGGGCGTTATTTGGAGATGCTGCCTTTCCGTTAGCGGGATTGGAGACACCGGTTGGGGCGACGTCGAGCGTTACCGGTATTGCTCTCGCACAGTCGCTCATCGTCACCACAGTAGACGCCTTGATTAAAGACGGGATTAAGCCGCCTGTCTTTCGCAGTAGCAATGTCGACGGTGCGGATGCGTATAATGACCAGCTCTTTGCCAAATATGTAAAATAG
- a CDS encoding NTP transferase domain-containing protein codes for MKTAVVLAAGTGKKMWPYSDYWPKAALPIGGRPNVERLVQQLQTLDFERIIVAVDYLERRLRYVLEGIRGVDIVSVSRPNGTADTLEQVIGAVADENLLVVYGDIVLTQQTLTEFVQRYRKEGCDALLLATPLAGERAQDWFCARSTATGKVAHIYGHPRPHYVDHRLLGVYAVRTENVCRALRKNPGTMLDVSVGVMPPLEAELEQSLQLLVEAGDDVQLHTAASGAVDLDKPWHLLEANQLIALDEVATLTESDIPATATIHPTAEIAGNVVLGEGVTIGRNVYIKGNAVIGAGTVIDNGAVIGENVVIGKHCSVENYCHIGACSCIGGRSRVGHCAEFQGVMFPNVSFIHYGEVFGVVGTSTDIAAGVTVGIARFDDSAQRQVVNGRVETPTSFGNAVYIGDYTRTGIASQFMPGVKIGSNCAIGPAVVVQKDVPSQTLLYAEQTVVQKPWGSERYGW; via the coding sequence GTGAAAACAGCAGTTGTTTTAGCAGCGGGAACAGGTAAAAAAATGTGGCCGTACAGCGATTATTGGCCGAAGGCGGCACTTCCAATCGGCGGGCGGCCCAACGTGGAGCGGCTCGTGCAGCAGCTACAGACGCTCGACTTCGAACGAATCATCGTTGCTGTGGACTATTTGGAGCGACGGCTGCGGTACGTATTGGAAGGGATTCGCGGTGTGGACATTGTGTCTGTGTCTCGTCCAAATGGGACAGCCGACACGTTGGAACAAGTGATCGGCGCGGTTGCCGACGAAAATCTGCTCGTCGTATACGGCGACATCGTTTTGACGCAACAAACGTTGACCGAGTTTGTGCAGCGGTATCGAAAAGAAGGCTGCGATGCGTTACTTCTGGCGACGCCGCTCGCAGGTGAACGAGCACAAGATTGGTTTTGTGCGCGCAGTACAGCGACAGGAAAAGTAGCGCACATTTACGGTCATCCGCGACCGCATTACGTCGATCACCGCTTACTCGGTGTTTACGCGGTTCGGACGGAAAACGTGTGCCGTGCGTTGCGCAAAAATCCCGGGACGATGCTGGACGTCAGTGTCGGTGTGATGCCTCCGCTCGAAGCGGAACTGGAACAGTCGTTACAATTACTCGTGGAAGCAGGCGACGATGTCCAGCTTCATACGGCCGCGAGCGGCGCCGTCGACCTCGACAAACCGTGGCACCTATTAGAGGCGAACCAATTAATCGCCTTGGACGAAGTGGCGACTCTAACCGAAAGCGACATTCCGGCGACGGCGACAATTCACCCGACGGCGGAAATCGCGGGAAACGTCGTGTTAGGCGAAGGGGTGACGATCGGGCGCAACGTATACATTAAAGGTAATGCGGTGATCGGAGCGGGGACAGTGATCGACAACGGGGCGGTTATTGGCGAAAATGTCGTCATCGGCAAACATTGTTCCGTAGAAAATTATTGTCACATTGGAGCATGCAGCTGTATCGGCGGCCGCAGTCGCGTCGGGCACTGTGCCGAATTTCAAGGCGTGATGTTCCCTAACGTCAGTTTCATTCATTACGGCGAAGTGTTCGGGGTGGTCGGGACGTCTACCGATATCGCCGCCGGTGTGACGGTTGGGATCGCCCGGTTCGACGATTCGGCGCAGCGACAAGTCGTTAACGGCAGAGTAGAAACCCCTACATCATTCGGCAATGCGGTGTACATTGGCGATTACACGCGCACCGGCATCGCCAGTCAGTTTATGCCTGGGGTAAAAATAGGTAGTAACTGTGCCATCGGTCCCGCCGTCGTCGTACAAAAGGACGTTCCTTCGCAAACACTCCTCTACGCGGAACAGACCGTCGTGCAAAAACCGTGGGGGTCGGAACGGTACGGGTGGTAG
- the putP gene encoding sodium/proline symporter PutP, translating to MSISTPTLVVFIVYLLGMLAIGAWTYKKTDTIADFFLGGRQMNSWVTAMSAQASDMSGWLLLAMPGAIYVTGINGLWMGIGLAVGTYLNWQFVATRLRRYTEINHSITISAYLENRFRDKSKLLRVISAVMTLTFFLFYTASGFLGSAKLFEATFNMNFDVALFAGALVVVGYTFLGGFLAVSLTDFVQGVLMFLTLLIIPFVLFGMLGGFGSAMDAVAQVNPDLLDITKTVKLTEGGEWITKSAAISTIGTISLLAWGVGYFGQPHILVRFMGIRSARDIPAARFIGVTWVVLSLLGAGFVGLLGIAYFSTPLADSETVLIQLAQTLLNPWVAGIVIAAIFAAIMSTVDSQLLVSSSALAEDFYKSIIRKNASDAELVWVSRLTVLAITIAAVLLARNAKESVMGMVSYAWAGFGSAFGPVILLSLFWKRMTRNGALAGMITGGVTVILWQNVKVLESTGLYELVPGFILGLVAIVVVSLLDKKPAEEIMQEFERAKRPLPNE from the coding sequence ATGTCTATATCGACGCCAACATTGGTCGTTTTTATTGTTTATTTATTGGGGATGTTGGCAATTGGCGCGTGGACGTACAAAAAGACGGATACGATTGCCGACTTTTTTTTAGGCGGACGGCAAATGAATAGCTGGGTCACGGCGATGAGTGCGCAAGCATCCGATATGAGCGGTTGGTTACTACTCGCGATGCCCGGCGCGATTTACGTGACGGGAATTAACGGTTTGTGGATGGGGATTGGACTAGCTGTCGGCACGTATTTAAACTGGCAGTTCGTCGCCACGCGTTTACGCAGGTACACCGAAATTAACCATTCCATTACCATATCCGCTTATTTGGAAAACCGCTTTCGCGACAAATCAAAGTTGCTGCGGGTCATTTCTGCAGTGATGACGCTTACGTTCTTCCTGTTTTACACCGCTTCCGGATTTCTCGGTAGTGCCAAGTTATTTGAAGCGACGTTTAACATGAATTTTGACGTTGCATTGTTCGCTGGCGCGCTCGTCGTCGTCGGATATACGTTTTTAGGTGGCTTTTTAGCTGTCAGTTTGACCGACTTTGTGCAAGGTGTACTCATGTTTTTGACCCTTTTAATTATCCCGTTCGTTTTGTTCGGAATGCTCGGTGGTTTCGGAAGTGCGATGGACGCGGTGGCGCAGGTGAATCCGGATTTGTTGGACATAACGAAAACGGTTAAGTTGACGGAAGGCGGGGAGTGGATAACAAAGTCCGCTGCCATCAGTACGATCGGAACAATTTCTTTGCTCGCGTGGGGTGTCGGCTACTTTGGGCAACCGCACATTTTGGTGCGTTTTATGGGCATTCGCTCGGCACGCGACATTCCGGCAGCGCGGTTTATCGGTGTAACGTGGGTCGTGTTGTCCTTGCTCGGCGCCGGTTTTGTCGGTTTACTTGGCATCGCTTATTTCTCGACTCCACTTGCAGACAGTGAAACCGTCCTCATCCAGCTCGCGCAAACGCTGCTCAATCCGTGGGTCGCGGGTATCGTCATAGCTGCCATTTTTGCCGCGATTATGAGCACCGTCGATTCACAGTTGTTAGTCAGTTCGAGTGCGCTAGCGGAAGACTTTTATAAGTCGATTATCCGCAAAAACGCGAGTGACGCGGAGCTCGTCTGGGTGAGTCGCCTAACTGTACTCGCGATTACGATCGCTGCTGTCCTTTTAGCGCGAAACGCGAAAGAAAGCGTGATGGGGATGGTCTCTTACGCTTGGGCCGGTTTTGGTAGCGCCTTCGGTCCGGTCATCTTGCTGTCGCTCTTTTGGAAAAGGATGACGCGCAACGGCGCGTTAGCGGGGATGATTACGGGCGGGGTAACGGTCATCTTGTGGCAGAATGTTAAAGTTTTGGAGAGCACCGGTTTGTATGAACTCGTACCCGGATTTATATTAGGCTTAGTCGCGATCGTCGTCGTCAGTTTGCTCGATAAGAAACCGGCAGAGGAAATTATGCAGGAATTCGAGCGAGCGAAACGCCCGTTGCCGAATGAGTGA
- a CDS encoding threonine synthase: MSYSYVSHLSCSSCKEVYDAQERQQLCHCGSPLLVTYRLDDLQRQLTREAFEGRASNMWRYHELLPVQEERCVISFAEGMTPLFAVSRIGNDMGITQLYVKDESALPSGTFKARGAAVGVSKARELGIRSFIIPTNGNAGAAWALYAARAGMKAHVVISGDAPDIAKRECAVSGADVYVVDGLINEAGQIAAAAAKQFNLYDVSTLKEPYRVEGKKTMGLEIAEQFQWGAPEVIVYPTGGGVGLLGIFKAMTELKALGWLEGNVPRLVAVQAAGCAPIARAWTAGVTDVVPWEQAYTIAFGINVPQPRGASLVLEALKETNGCAVTVTDEAIVNEQRQVAAMEGVFLCPEGAAAFAAARQLRASGWIDHNERVVVLNTGAGLKYPHTVPAQFAQLQRGERIRGV; the protein is encoded by the coding sequence ATGAGTTATAGTTACGTGTCTCATCTGTCTTGCTCGTCGTGCAAAGAGGTGTACGATGCCCAGGAGAGGCAGCAGTTGTGCCACTGCGGCAGTCCACTGCTCGTCACCTATCGGCTAGATGATTTGCAGCGACAACTAACGAGGGAGGCGTTCGAGGGGCGTGCGTCCAATATGTGGCGCTATCACGAATTGTTGCCGGTGCAGGAGGAGCGGTGCGTCATTTCGTTCGCCGAAGGGATGACGCCGCTCTTTGCGGTCTCGCGTATCGGAAACGACATGGGGATCACTCAATTATACGTGAAAGACGAGAGTGCGCTGCCGAGCGGCACGTTTAAGGCACGCGGTGCCGCGGTCGGTGTATCGAAGGCGCGTGAACTGGGCATCCGTTCGTTTATTATACCGACGAACGGGAATGCCGGTGCCGCTTGGGCATTGTATGCGGCGCGGGCGGGTATGAAAGCACACGTCGTCATCTCGGGCGATGCGCCGGATATCGCCAAGAGGGAGTGCGCCGTCTCCGGCGCCGATGTGTATGTCGTGGACGGATTAATTAACGAGGCGGGACAGATCGCGGCAGCCGCGGCGAAACAATTTAACTTGTATGATGTGTCGACGCTGAAAGAACCGTACCGCGTCGAAGGGAAGAAGACGATGGGACTAGAAATCGCCGAACAGTTTCAGTGGGGCGCGCCCGAGGTCATTGTATATCCGACGGGCGGCGGGGTCGGTTTGCTTGGCATTTTTAAGGCGATGACGGAGCTGAAAGCACTCGGTTGGCTAGAAGGAAACGTACCGCGCTTAGTCGCCGTGCAGGCGGCAGGCTGTGCACCGATTGCACGCGCCTGGACGGCAGGTGTGACAGACGTGGTGCCGTGGGAACAGGCATACACGATCGCCTTCGGCATTAACGTGCCGCAACCGCGCGGTGCCTCGCTCGTGCTCGAGGCACTCAAAGAAACGAACGGTTGCGCGGTCACCGTCACCGATGAGGCGATTGTTAACGAGCAGCGGCAAGTGGCGGCGATGGAAGGGGTGTTTCTCTGTCCGGAAGGGGCAGCCGCGTTCGCGGCCGCACGTCAATTGCGAGCGAGTGGGTGGATTGACCATAATGAACGGGTCGTCGTGTTGAACACGGGAGCAGGGCTGAAATATCCACACACCGTACCTGCACAGTTTGCGCAATTACAGCGGGGGGAGCGCATTCGGGGCGTGTAG
- a CDS encoding dicarboxylate/amino acid:cation symporter has protein sequence MRINLLTQILVAFVIAVILGAFVGEPMVVVKPLGDLFLNLIKFIIVPLVLSSLVVGVASTGSPKTLGRIGGKTVAYYLATTLVAVVIGLALGFLFAPGAGVDIQVSGEKFEQPETKGVVETLLAIVPTNPFAALAEGNILQIIFLAIFVGVAMTLVGEKAGSVHRFFDSLAEVMYKITGIVMHFAPVGVFGLIAPVVAEHGLSVLLPLIKVILAVAVGCMLHACVIYSLAVKSMANMSPLRFFKAISPAATIAFSTASSSGTLPVTLKNTQENLGVSNKIASFVLPLGATVNMDGTAIYQGVAVLFIAEYYGSELTFAGLITVVLTAVLASIGTAGVPGAGLIMLTLVLSSVNLPLEGIALIAGIDRILDMFRTCVNVVGDASAAVVVAASEKELTTPQQDTATVAV, from the coding sequence GTGAGGATCAATTTATTAACACAAATATTGGTCGCCTTTGTAATCGCTGTCATTCTAGGGGCATTCGTCGGGGAACCGATGGTCGTCGTCAAGCCGCTCGGTGACTTATTTCTCAATTTAATTAAATTTATTATCGTGCCACTTGTGCTCTCGTCGCTCGTCGTCGGAGTCGCTAGTACCGGTAGCCCGAAGACACTCGGTCGGATCGGGGGCAAGACGGTTGCTTACTATTTAGCGACGACACTAGTAGCAGTCGTCATTGGGCTCGCCCTCGGTTTTTTGTTTGCCCCGGGAGCGGGAGTCGACATTCAGGTTAGCGGAGAAAAGTTTGAGCAACCGGAGACGAAAGGAGTCGTTGAGACGTTACTGGCGATCGTGCCGACAAACCCGTTTGCCGCCTTAGCTGAAGGGAACATCTTGCAAATTATTTTTCTAGCTATTTTCGTCGGGGTGGCAATGACGCTTGTCGGGGAGAAGGCAGGGTCGGTGCACCGCTTTTTCGACAGTCTAGCCGAAGTGATGTACAAAATTACGGGGATCGTCATGCACTTTGCACCGGTTGGCGTCTTCGGACTCATTGCGCCGGTCGTCGCCGAGCACGGGTTATCCGTGCTGTTGCCGCTTATAAAGGTGATTCTCGCTGTCGCCGTCGGCTGTATGTTACACGCCTGCGTCATTTATTCGTTAGCTGTCAAAAGCATGGCCAACATGAGTCCGCTACGCTTTTTTAAAGCGATTTCTCCCGCTGCCACAATCGCTTTTAGTACAGCGAGCAGCTCGGGAACGCTGCCGGTCACGCTGAAGAACACACAAGAAAACTTAGGCGTTTCGAATAAAATTGCGAGCTTTGTGTTACCGCTCGGGGCGACGGTCAATATGGATGGCACCGCCATTTACCAAGGGGTGGCGGTGTTGTTTATCGCGGAGTATTACGGAAGTGAGTTGACGTTTGCCGGTTTGATCACCGTCGTGCTGACGGCAGTGTTGGCGTCGATCGGAACGGCCGGTGTGCCGGGGGCCGGTTTAATCATGCTTACCTTGGTGTTAAGTTCGGTGAATTTGCCGCTCGAGGGGATTGCGCTCATCGCCGGGATCGACCGCATTCTCGACATGTTCCGTACGTGTGTGAACGTCGTCGGAGATGCTTCGGCGGCCGTCGTCGTCGCCGCGTCGGAAAAAGAGCTTACGACACCACAGCAAGACACGGCGACTGTAGCCGTGTAG
- a CDS encoding SUR7/PalI family protein codes for MLAMQFLRHKRLTLLIFSLAILLYAVPRLPLTWDGSAASWFAFSWLGFALLVVAAHFRSALGVDREEEKAMGRVKRLKDWQREQRLRGSNDRYPRAYEGYGSKRQETEREIDREQRRRKMTL; via the coding sequence ATGCTCGCCATGCAATTTTTGCGACATAAACGATTGACATTACTCATTTTCAGCCTGGCGATCCTACTATACGCTGTGCCACGGTTGCCGCTTACGTGGGATGGATCTGCTGCTAGTTGGTTTGCCTTTTCGTGGCTCGGCTTTGCTTTACTCGTCGTCGCTGCCCATTTTCGGTCGGCGTTAGGTGTCGACCGCGAGGAAGAAAAGGCAATGGGGCGGGTTAAGCGGCTAAAGGATTGGCAACGAGAACAGCGGTTGCGCGGGAGTAACGACCGTTACCCGCGCGCCTATGAAGGGTATGGGAGCAAAAGGCAGGAAACAGAGCGGGAAATAGACCGCGAACAACGCCGCCGTAAAATGACGTTGTAG
- a CDS encoding DRTGG domain-containing protein, giving the protein MSTKHEQIMKHIQDLKVGSKISVRGIAHKLGVSEGTAYRAIKAAETDGYVSTIERVGTVRIQRKERGNLEHLTFAEVVRIVDGQVLGGRNGLHKTLNKFVIGAMKLEAMMKYVEPDSLLIVGNRDKVHRMSLEHGAAVLITGGFDAQDEVKRLADKLELPIISSRYDSYTVASLINRALYDRLIKKDIILIADLLDPEKPSYTLKARDTISNWYEKVAETGHTRYPVTDDAHKVVGMVTAKDVVGYDADDAVEKAMTTHPITVSADTPVASAAHQMVWEGIELMPVVDADHVLLGVISRHDVIKALHWINRMPQGGDTIEEHIVKEMTEATEGADRDSYRIRITPQMTNQFGMLSTGVLTTLVTEAAKRCVKKHRDSDVLPDNMTIYFLKTVQLDTVLTLAPEMIEISRKFAKVEVNVATEQILVGKVFVTLQIM; this is encoded by the coding sequence GTGTCGACGAAACACGAACAAATAATGAAACATATTCAAGATTTAAAAGTCGGTTCCAAAATATCCGTGCGCGGCATCGCCCACAAGCTCGGGGTGAGCGAAGGGACAGCGTACCGAGCGATTAAGGCTGCCGAAACGGATGGGTACGTCAGTACGATCGAGCGCGTCGGTACGGTGCGCATTCAGCGCAAAGAGCGGGGCAACTTAGAGCACTTGACGTTCGCGGAAGTGGTGCGCATCGTTGACGGTCAAGTGTTAGGCGGGCGGAACGGCCTGCACAAAACGTTAAATAAATTTGTGATCGGCGCGATGAAGTTAGAGGCGATGATGAAGTACGTCGAACCGGATAGCCTGCTCATCGTCGGCAATCGGGACAAGGTACATCGCATGTCCCTCGAGCACGGTGCAGCGGTGCTCATTACGGGAGGATTCGATGCGCAGGACGAGGTGAAGCGATTAGCGGACAAACTTGAGTTGCCGATTATTTCTAGTCGCTACGACTCGTATACAGTGGCCTCACTCATTAACCGGGCCTTGTACGATCGCCTTATCAAGAAGGACATTATCCTCATCGCCGATTTGCTCGATCCAGAAAAGCCATCCTATACCTTAAAGGCTCGCGACACGATAAGTAACTGGTATGAAAAAGTAGCGGAGACGGGGCACACACGCTATCCAGTCACTGACGATGCACACAAAGTGGTCGGGATGGTGACAGCGAAAGACGTCGTCGGGTACGACGCGGACGATGCGGTGGAAAAGGCGATGACTACCCATCCGATTACCGTTTCCGCGGATACCCCGGTCGCTTCCGCCGCCCATCAAATGGTGTGGGAAGGGATCGAATTGATGCCTGTCGTCGACGCCGATCACGTGTTACTGGGCGTCATTAGTCGGCACGACGTCATCAAGGCACTGCACTGGATTAATCGCATGCCACAAGGCGGCGATACGATTGAAGAACACATCGTAAAAGAAATGACCGAGGCGACAGAAGGTGCCGATCGCGATTCGTATCGCATTCGCATTACGCCACAAATGACGAACCAGTTCGGTATGCTCAGCACTGGGGTGTTGACGACGCTCGTGACGGAGGCAGCAAAACGCTGCGTAAAAAAACACCGCGATTCCGACGTTCTTCCAGACAATATGACGATTTATTTCCTGAAGACAGTACAACTCGACACTGTCCTGACTCTCGCCCCGGAAATGATCGAGATTAGCCGTAAATTTGCAAAAGTAGAAGTAAATGTCGCTACGGAACAAATACTTGTCGGTAAAGTTTTTGTGACACTACAGATCATGTGA